The following are encoded together in the Peromyscus maniculatus bairdii isolate BWxNUB_F1_BW_parent chromosome 22, HU_Pman_BW_mat_3.1, whole genome shotgun sequence genome:
- the LOC143270291 gene encoding LOW QUALITY PROTEIN: uncharacterized protein LOC143270291 (The sequence of the model RefSeq protein was modified relative to this genomic sequence to represent the inferred CDS: deleted 2 bases in 1 codon), translating to CECNVKILYLLSSSSRHVICHSGYNPCEHKGYGNKHCSSVSLRTTGRYVVVPTMRRHDDCDASLQLIGFPPSVGIHQQTLIAEKPYEYQEYGNSPLSTGSLCICSVAHSIRKCYKCNQSGQTLSCSSSLQRCEKSHVGREKNRCESFTKGFRLDRHHQTHQTDNNEEVLYECNQHFKPFISDCFSEVYHRTHLEGKPYEYNQRNKAFACDSLQHQVHRMQEKWYECNQCSKAFVQMSSLQRHERIHTGDKPYECNQCSKAFAQKSNLQSHERIHTGEKPHECNQCGKAFAMKSYLVNHERIHTGEKPYECNQCGKAFAQKSTLQSHERIHTGQKPYECNQCGKAFVEKSNLQGHERIHTGEKPYKCYECGKAFAHKSSLQSHERIHTGEKPYECNQCGKAFATRSYLLNHERIHTGEKPYKCDQCDKAFAQKRYLLNHERIHTGEKHYECNQCGKAFVQKNSLLGYERIHYGEKSYKCDQCGKVFAKKSNLQVMKKFILDSTMWM from the exons TGTGAATGCAATGTGAAAATCCTTTATTTGTTATCTTCCTCTAGCAGGCATGTCATCTGTCACTCTGGATACAATCCATGTGAGCATAAGGGGTATGGAAACAAGCATTGTAGTTCTGTCTCTCTCAGAACAACTGGAAGATATGTGGTAGTCCCCACTATGAGAAGACATGATGACTGTGATGCAAGTTTACAATTAATTGGTTTTCCACCTTCAGTGGGAATTCATCAACAAACCCTCATTGCAGAAAAACCTTATGAGTACCAGGAATATGGAAATTCACCTCTCTCTACTGGTTCACTGTGCATATGTAGTGTGGCTCACAGTATAAGAAAATGTTATAAATGCAATCAGTCCGGTCAGACCCTGAGTTGTTCAAGTTCTCTTCAAAGATGTGAAAAATCTCatgtgggaagagaaaaaaat agatgtgagtcatttactaaaggcTTTAGGCTTGACAGGCATCATCAAACACACCAAACAGACAATAACGAAGAGGTtctctatgaatgtaatcaacaTTTTAAACCCTTTATATCTGATTGTTTTTCAGAAGTATACCACAGAACTCATTTGGAAGGAAAACCCTATGAGTATAATCAAAGGaataaagcctttgcatgtgaCAGTCTTCAGCATCAAGTACATAGAATGCAAGAGAAATggtatgaatgtaatcaatgtagtAAAGCCTTTGTGCAGATGAGTAgtcttcaaagacatgaaagaattcatactggagacaAACCCTATGAGTGCAATCAATgtagtaaagcctttgcacagaagagtaatcttcaaagtcatgaaagaattcatactggagagaaaccccacgaatgcaatcaatgtggtaaagcctttgcaatgAAGAGTTATCTTGTCaaccatgaaagaattcatactggagagaaaccttatgaatgtaatcagtgtggtaaagcctttgcacagaagagtactcttcaaagtcatgaaagaattcatactggacagaaaccctatgaatgtaatcaatgtggaaaagcctttgtAGAGAAGAGTAACCTTCAaggtcatgaaagaattcatactggagagaaaccatataaATGTTAcgaatgtggaaaagcctttgcACACAAGAGTAGtcttcaaagtcatgaaagaattcatacaggagaaaaaccctatgaatgtaatcaatgtggtaaagcctttgcaacaAGAAGTTATCTTCTCaaccatgaaagaattcatactggagagaaaccatataaATGTGaccaatgtgataaagcctttgcacagaagagATATCTTCTCaaccatgaaagaattcatactggagagaaacactatgaatgtaatcaatgtggtaaagcctttgtacagAAGAATAGCCTTCTAGGTTATGAAAGAATTCATTATGGGGAGAAATCCTATAAATGTGACCAATGTGGTAAAGTATTTGCAAAGAAGAGTAATCTTCAAGTCATGAAAAAATTCATACTGGACAGTACCATGtggatgtaa